From a single Kitasatospora azatica KCTC 9699 genomic region:
- the serS gene encoding serine--tRNA ligase: MIDLRLLREDPDRVRASQRARGEDVDLVDALLAADERRRSSGSRFDEMRNEQKGLGKQVAKAQGEEKTALLQRTKELAAEVKAADAEQAAAKEEAEQLLRRLSNLIDPAAPIGGEEDFVTLEEIGTPRDFAAEGFEPKDHVELGQILGAIDTERGAKVAGSRSYYLTGQGALLELALVNMAMAQATAAGFTPMITPALVRPAAMDGTGFLGQAAENVYYLEQDERYLVGTSEVPLAAYHMDEIIDVDQLPLRYAGFSSCFRREAGTYGKDTRGIIRVHQFEKVEMFVFTTPEEAQAEHRRLLQWEKDFLTALELPYRVIDLASGDLGSSAARKFDIEAWIPTQGKYREVTSTSNCTEYQSRRLSIRMREEGKVRPLATLNGTLVAVPRVIVAILENHQQADGTVVLPEALRPFLGGRATLDPVK; this comes from the coding sequence GTGATTGACCTTCGCCTGCTTCGTGAGGACCCTGACCGAGTGCGCGCCTCGCAGCGTGCCCGTGGCGAGGACGTCGACCTGGTCGACGCCCTCCTTGCCGCCGACGAGCGGCGCCGGTCCTCGGGCAGTCGCTTCGACGAGATGCGCAACGAGCAGAAGGGGCTGGGCAAGCAGGTCGCCAAGGCCCAGGGCGAGGAGAAGACCGCCCTGCTGCAGCGCACCAAGGAGCTGGCCGCCGAGGTCAAGGCCGCCGACGCCGAGCAGGCCGCGGCGAAGGAGGAGGCCGAGCAGCTGCTGCGCCGGCTCTCCAACCTGATCGACCCCGCCGCCCCGATCGGCGGCGAGGAGGACTTCGTCACGCTCGAGGAGATCGGCACCCCGCGCGACTTCGCGGCCGAGGGCTTCGAGCCCAAGGACCACGTCGAGCTGGGCCAGATCCTCGGCGCCATCGACACCGAGCGCGGCGCCAAGGTGGCCGGCTCGCGCTCCTACTACCTGACCGGTCAGGGCGCGCTGCTCGAGCTGGCCCTGGTCAACATGGCGATGGCCCAGGCCACCGCCGCCGGCTTCACCCCGATGATCACCCCGGCGCTGGTCCGCCCGGCCGCCATGGACGGCACCGGCTTCCTCGGCCAGGCCGCCGAGAACGTGTACTACCTCGAGCAGGACGAGCGGTACCTGGTCGGCACCAGCGAGGTCCCGCTGGCGGCGTACCACATGGACGAGATCATCGACGTGGATCAGCTGCCGCTGCGCTACGCCGGCTTCTCCTCCTGCTTCCGCCGGGAGGCCGGCACCTACGGCAAGGACACCCGCGGCATCATCCGGGTGCACCAGTTCGAGAAGGTGGAGATGTTCGTCTTCACCACCCCCGAGGAGGCGCAGGCCGAGCACCGCCGCCTGCTGCAGTGGGAGAAGGACTTCCTCACCGCCCTCGAACTGCCCTACCGGGTGATCGACCTGGCCTCCGGCGACCTGGGCTCCTCGGCCGCCCGCAAGTTCGACATCGAGGCCTGGATCCCCACCCAGGGCAAGTACCGCGAGGTCACCTCCACCTCCAACTGCACCGAGTACCAGTCCCGTCGACTGTCCATCCGGATGCGCGAGGAGGGCAAGGTCCGCCCGCTGGCCACCCTCAACGGCACCCTGGTCGCGGTGCCCCGGGTGATCGTGGCGATCCTGGAGAACCACCAGCAGGCCGACGGCACCGTGGTGCTGCCCGAGGCGCTGCGTCCGTTCCTCGGTGGCCGGGCCACCCTGGACCCGGTCAAGTGA
- the pheA gene encoding prephenate dehydratase, which yields MSATRYTYLGPAGTFTEAALHTLPEAATRELVPLASVQAALDAVRAGEASAAFVPIENSVEGAVTATADELATGAPLMIYREVLLPITFALLVRPGTELADIKTVTSHPVAQPQVRRWLGTHLPDAVWEAASSNAEGARLVQDGQVDGAFAGEFAAPLYGLQALVSDIHDAQNATTRFALVGRPGRIASPTGADKTSMVVWLGDNHPGALLELLQEFAVRGVNLMRIESRPTGEGLGNYCFLIDCEGHLTERRVGETLMGLRRICPQIRFLGSYPRADLREQTPRQPGTSDQDFDQAADWLARCLDGRGEV from the coding sequence ATGTCGGCAACCCGCTACACCTACCTCGGGCCCGCCGGCACCTTTACCGAGGCCGCCCTGCACACCCTGCCGGAGGCGGCGACCCGTGAGCTGGTGCCGCTGGCCTCGGTGCAGGCGGCGCTGGACGCGGTGCGCGCCGGCGAGGCCTCGGCCGCCTTCGTGCCGATCGAGAACTCGGTGGAGGGCGCGGTCACCGCGACCGCGGACGAGCTGGCCACCGGCGCCCCGCTGATGATCTATCGCGAGGTGCTGCTGCCGATCACCTTCGCGCTGCTGGTCCGCCCCGGCACCGAGCTGGCCGACATCAAGACCGTCACCAGCCACCCGGTGGCCCAGCCGCAGGTGCGCCGCTGGCTGGGCACCCACCTGCCGGACGCGGTCTGGGAGGCCGCCTCCTCCAATGCGGAGGGTGCCCGGCTGGTCCAGGACGGCCAGGTGGACGGCGCCTTCGCGGGCGAGTTCGCGGCTCCGCTGTACGGGCTGCAGGCGCTGGTCTCCGACATCCACGACGCGCAGAACGCGACCACCCGGTTCGCCCTGGTGGGCCGCCCCGGGCGGATCGCCTCGCCGACCGGCGCGGACAAGACCTCGATGGTGGTCTGGCTCGGCGACAACCACCCGGGTGCCCTGCTCGAGCTGCTGCAGGAGTTCGCGGTGCGCGGGGTCAACCTGATGCGGATCGAGTCCCGGCCGACCGGCGAGGGGCTGGGGAACTACTGCTTCCTGATCGACTGCGAGGGGCACCTGACGGAGCGTCGGGTGGGCGAGACGCTGATGGGACTGCGGCGGATCTGCCCGCAGATCCGTTTCCTCGGCTCCTATCCGCGGGCCGACCTGCGCGAGCAGACCCCGCGCCAGCCGGGCACCTCGGACCAGGATTTCGATCAGGCCGCCGACTGGCTGGCCCGCTGCCTCGACGGGCGTGGCGAAGTCTGA
- the efeB gene encoding iron uptake transporter deferrochelatase/peroxidase subunit, whose protein sequence is MTEYAGFSRRALLGGTAAGLAAGATGGALARAAAVPALPRATPLGAARVDFHGPHQAGILQPQQARVQLAAFDLAPGAGRQGLQKLLQLWSQTAGRLALGEPAGPHENQIALDAGPSSLTVTLGFGAPLFDKTGLAARKPPALAPLPEFPQDAVDRARSDGDLFVQIGADDALVAFHALRVLQQQAAGTAAIRWQMAGFARTPGATAQPRTGRNLMGQIDGTNNPRPTDPDFAARVFAAGPDWLAGGSYLVFRRIRMLLDDWENLSTDRQERFVGRRKSDGAPLSGGTERTPVDLARQNPDGTLAIPADAHIRLAAPAANGGAAMLRRGFSYADGSLPDGSPDAGLLFLAFQADPARGFAPVQRALSRGDGLSRFLRHEASGLYAIPPGVPSGGGYLGQALLEG, encoded by the coding sequence ATGACTGAGTACGCCGGTTTCTCCCGTCGGGCGCTGCTCGGCGGCACCGCCGCGGGCCTCGCGGCCGGCGCCACCGGCGGGGCGCTGGCCCGGGCCGCGGCGGTGCCCGCGCTGCCCCGGGCGACCCCGCTGGGCGCCGCCCGGGTGGACTTCCACGGCCCGCACCAGGCGGGAATCCTGCAGCCGCAGCAGGCCCGGGTGCAGCTGGCCGCCTTCGACCTGGCGCCGGGCGCGGGCCGCCAGGGGCTGCAGAAGCTGCTGCAGCTCTGGTCGCAGACCGCGGGCCGGCTGGCGCTGGGCGAGCCGGCCGGGCCGCACGAGAACCAGATCGCGCTGGACGCCGGGCCCAGCTCGCTGACCGTCACGCTCGGCTTCGGTGCCCCGCTCTTCGACAAGACGGGCCTGGCCGCCCGGAAGCCGCCGGCGCTGGCCCCGCTGCCCGAGTTCCCGCAGGACGCCGTCGACCGGGCCCGCAGCGACGGCGACCTGTTCGTGCAGATCGGCGCGGACGACGCGCTGGTGGCCTTCCACGCACTGCGGGTCCTGCAGCAGCAGGCCGCGGGCACCGCCGCGATCCGCTGGCAGATGGCCGGCTTCGCCCGCACCCCGGGCGCCACCGCCCAGCCCCGCACCGGCCGCAACCTGATGGGCCAGATCGACGGCACCAACAATCCCAGGCCCACCGATCCCGACTTCGCCGCCCGGGTCTTCGCCGCCGGCCCCGACTGGCTGGCGGGCGGCTCGTACCTGGTCTTCCGCCGGATCCGGATGCTGCTCGACGACTGGGAGAACCTGTCGACGGACCGTCAGGAGCGGTTCGTCGGACGGCGCAAGTCGGACGGCGCCCCGCTCTCCGGCGGCACCGAGCGCACCCCGGTCGACCTGGCCAGGCAGAACCCGGACGGCACCCTGGCGATCCCGGCCGACGCGCACATCCGGCTCGCCGCCCCGGCGGCCAACGGGGGTGCGGCGATGCTGCGGCGCGGCTTCTCCTACGCCGACGGTTCGCTGCCGGACGGGTCGCCGGACGCCGGCCTGCTCTTCCTCGCCTTCCAGGCCGACCCGGCGCGCGGCTTCGCCCCGGTGCAGCGCGCGCTCTCCCGCGGCGACGGGCTGTCGCGGTTCCTGCGGCACGAGGCCAGTGGCCTCTACGCGATCCCGCCGGGCGTGCCGTCCGGTGGGGGGTACCTGGGCCAGGCCCTGTTGGAGGGCTGA